A part of Aspergillus flavus chromosome 1, complete sequence genomic DNA contains:
- a CDS encoding putative calcium transporter, with protein MALLFLKQKLFPGQDKRSAGKLGKPLLAPDDSTLNSDQDDIESQRSYSTFRPSSPTSESGSTSSSRSRINPRIVSDAILGLSDGLTVPFALSAGLSAFGNTKVVVLGGLAELAAGAISMGLGGYVGAKSEAESYETTVRETKELIETSPSETSMIVHDIFSTYALPEEAISQINTSLHASHDRLLDFLITFYHKESEPDCNQAWISAITLALGYFVGGFIPLIPYFIFSQVIVALYWSIGVMAITLLAFGYVKTCVVRGWQGRENIAAGIKGGVQMCFVGGVAAGAAIALLRILPNQVLRPLRHVNLQSQIAPLIRHLSPRLPQDPQDLLLLIPLLKLLKLIIQKHQTSHIFQHLCLRITLQTLLPHQRRHPPRLLRRIARLQTNPLRDLRLPLLQSTPPGMIPDFGHRIRRPRHLPALEMLGTNSETEGVWRGGTAQGKVFGHFVGVVEFVGNWYGGVRRGDGFGVLRVRGVD; from the exons ATGGCGCTGTTATTCCTGAAACAAAAATTATTTCCTGGTCAAGATAAGCGTTCCGCCGGTAAACTTG GAAAACCCTTACTCGCACCAGACGACTCCACTCTCAACAGCGACCAGGATGACATTGAATCGCAACGATCCTACAGCACCTTCCGTCCTTCATCTCCTACTTCCGAGTCGGGGAGCACCAGCAGTTCGCGCTCAAGGATCAACCCGCGCATCGTGTCGGACGCCATCCTAGGTCTTTCGGACGGACTCACCGTCCCATTCGCACTGAGCGCCGGTCTCTCAGCGTTTGGAAACACAAAAGTTGTCGTCCTAGGCGGTCTCGCCGAACTAGCAGCCGGTGCTATATCTATGGGCCTGGGCGGCTACGTCGGGGCGAAGAGCGAAGC AGAATCATATGAAACAACAGTGCGCGAAACAAAAGAACTCATTGAAACATCTCCCTCCGAAACATCTATGATTGTCCACGATATCTTTTCTACATATGCACTCCCGGAAGAAGCCATTTCTCAGATTAATACCTCACTGCACGCCTCTCATGACCGACTTCTAGACTTCCTCATCACGTTTTATCATAAGGAGTCCGAGCCGGATTGTAACCAAGCTTGGATCTCGGCTATTACGCTTGCGCTGGGTTACTTTGTTGGTGGATTTATTCCGCTTATACCgtacttcatcttcagtcaAGTTATTGTCGCTCTTTACTGGAGTATTGGGGTGATGGCAATTACGTTGCTGGCCTTTGGGTATGTCAAGACGTGTGTGGTAAGAGGGTGGCAGGGAAGAGAGAACATTGCTGCGGGCATTAAGGGTGGAGTGCAGATGTGCTTTGTTGGTGGTGTCGCGGCGGGAGCTGCGATTGCTCTGCTAAGGAT CCTTCCCAACCAAGTCCTTCGCCCTCTCAGACATGTCAATCTTCAAAGCCAAATTGCGCCCCTCATCCGACATCTTAGCCCACGTCTTCCTCAAGATCCCCAagaccttctcctcctcatacCCCTTCTCAAACTCCTCAAACTGATCATCCAAAAACACCAAACAAGCCACATCTTCCAACACCTGTGTCTCCGAATCACTCTTCAAAccctccttcctcaccaACGCCGCCACCCTCcccgcctcctccgccgAATAGCCCGCCTCCAAACAAATCCCCTCCGCGATCTCCGCCTGCCTCTTCTGCAATCCACTCCGCCAGGAATGATACCCGATTTTGGTCATAGGATACGAAGACCGCGGCACCTCCCAGCGCTTGAGATGCTGGGCACGAATAGCGAGACGGAGGGTGTCTGGCGCGGAGGGACAGCGCAGGGAAAGGTATTTGGTCATTTTGTTGGCGTAGTGGAGTTCGTAGGGAATTGGTATGGGGGAGTCCGGAGGGGTGATGGTTTTGGGGTCTTGCGCGTGCGCGGCGTCGATTAG